Proteins encoded together in one Campylobacter concisus window:
- a CDS encoding cytochrome C has protein sequence MRNLHKALAGLLMGVSIFASQACCEEHNMQMSDKARDVIANPKGTLQSRGVVSLQDYVVEEQEMYNWLFKNHPIFTKYGGKTVGKMVVHDRGLEWLAEGHGFDMSKLSKRDGGKGYSSMMYRIPATSSLQFPNKFVGPEKCGECHPAQYEVWSRSRHATTMRFPGEHPEVNNNLTEPVFDKDTASILPKGITPDVIYATVGHLRTKMGYVDAWLLRGTYYVEGGLLRDGTGQIVAGGNQWQRTWALNLDDATVKKIKELVPEFPGTLEEYGDNGGYVRGLASYAAKHKKSMFFQANSSYCEVCHPVKFDFKSKAEFYAALGNAKELQKHTISKGVSCEECHGAGGHLDGATNFRTSNCERCHQRFNFSPDLMRANPLNNGKLDLSLSSKFKSMGPGCGSEGSQSYFTAHYDKGMRCVTCHDPHDNTGNVVGDKSVTGMNYNPDQGYLSAFYTKPKIKKDCKDCHETQAYIASKADTHKNNTCASCHMPFMMSCENFYAVQFQDNAGFDTQRRSHIWKIMVDPKEKSLVPGAASEKPRDGKDWHFERDKNGHNYVDLMWACARTSWADKDMKDNKGCHSPVLSELKPTLHFKNQKQVYDEVMGWQTPVKNEFSEVKIGIEGIYSLLETKKLDPSDKARVYELVQNAQEIIDMVEKDGSWGMHGFKFTKQRLDASKEYIKEAQRILNKNL, from the coding sequence GTGAGAAACTTACACAAAGCCTTAGCAGGCTTACTCATGGGTGTTAGTATCTTTGCTTCACAAGCCTGTTGCGAAGAGCATAATATGCAGATGTCCGATAAAGCACGTGATGTTATCGCAAATCCTAAAGGCACACTGCAAAGTAGAGGTGTTGTCTCCTTGCAAGACTACGTCGTAGAAGAGCAAGAGATGTATAACTGGCTATTTAAAAACCACCCTATTTTTACAAAGTATGGTGGCAAAACCGTCGGCAAAATGGTCGTTCATGACCGTGGCTTAGAGTGGCTTGCCGAGGGACATGGCTTTGATATGTCAAAGCTTAGTAAAAGAGATGGCGGTAAGGGCTATAGCTCTATGATGTATAGAATTCCAGCCACTTCATCGCTTCAATTTCCTAATAAATTTGTAGGTCCAGAAAAGTGCGGTGAGTGTCACCCAGCTCAGTATGAGGTTTGGAGCAGATCTCGCCACGCAACTACTATGCGTTTCCCTGGCGAGCACCCAGAGGTCAATAACAACCTAACTGAGCCAGTATTTGACAAAGATACCGCTTCTATCCTTCCAAAAGGTATCACTCCAGATGTCATCTACGCAACCGTTGGTCACTTAAGAACTAAGATGGGCTACGTCGATGCATGGCTACTTCGTGGTACTTACTACGTTGAGGGTGGTTTGCTAAGAGATGGCACAGGTCAGATCGTAGCTGGCGGTAACCAATGGCAAAGAACATGGGCGTTAAATTTAGACGACGCAACTGTTAAAAAGATAAAAGAGCTCGTCCCAGAATTTCCTGGCACGCTTGAAGAGTATGGCGATAATGGCGGATATGTCAGAGGTCTTGCCTCATACGCCGCAAAACATAAAAAATCGATGTTTTTCCAAGCAAACTCATCATATTGTGAGGTTTGTCACCCAGTTAAATTTGACTTTAAGTCAAAAGCAGAATTTTACGCAGCACTTGGTAATGCCAAAGAGCTCCAAAAACACACTATCTCAAAAGGCGTAAGCTGTGAGGAGTGCCACGGAGCTGGCGGTCACCTTGATGGAGCTACAAATTTTAGAACATCAAACTGCGAACGCTGTCACCAAAGATTTAACTTTAGCCCAGATCTAATGCGAGCTAATCCGCTCAATAACGGCAAGCTTGATCTCTCACTAAGCTCTAAATTTAAATCAATGGGACCAGGATGTGGTTCTGAGGGCTCACAATCATACTTTACCGCTCACTACGATAAAGGTATGAGATGCGTCACTTGCCACGATCCACACGATAACACAGGTAACGTCGTAGGCGATAAGAGCGTAACTGGCATGAACTACAACCCAGATCAAGGCTATCTAAGTGCGTTCTACACTAAACCAAAGATCAAAAAAGATTGTAAAGATTGTCACGAGACTCAAGCATATATCGCATCAAAAGCAGATACTCACAAAAACAACACTTGTGCGTCTTGCCACATGCCATTTATGATGAGCTGCGAGAATTTCTACGCTGTTCAGTTCCAAGACAACGCTGGCTTTGATACTCAAAGACGCTCTCACATCTGGAAGATCATGGTCGATCCAAAAGAGAAATCTCTTGTCCCAGGCGCTGCTTCTGAAAAACCAAGAGATGGAAAAGATTGGCACTTTGAGAGAGATAAAAATGGCCACAACTATGTTGATTTGATGTGGGCATGCGCTAGAACATCTTGGGCTGATAAAGATATGAAAGATAATAAAGGCTGCCATAGCCCAGTGCTATCTGAGCTAAAACCAACACTTCATTTCAAAAACCAAAAACAAGTTTATGATGAGGTTATGGGATGGCAAACTCCAGTTAAAAATGAATTCTCAGAGGTTAAAATAGGCATCGAGGGAATTTACTCACTACTAGAGACTAAAAAGCTAGATCCAAGTGATAAAGCAAGAGTTTATGAGCTTGTCCAAAACGCTCAAGAGATCATCGACATGGTCGAAAAAGATGGTTCGTGGGGTATGCACGGATTTAAATTTACTAAACAAAGACTAGATGCATCTAAAGAGTATATAAAAGAAGCTCAGAGAATTCTAAACAAAAATTTATAG
- a CDS encoding response regulator transcription factor, producing MQEYDILDVLSNKKVLCLEDEEAILRNICASLELFFAEVKGVTDGFDALELAMSGAYDVLVLDISVPNIDGLEIAKKVRAINQKIPIVILSSHVEQEYLWRAVELKITRYLAKPYDKKSFIKALEDVAFELVGRTPTIRLNDELEYDFGKKALYVNGEISHLSKSESKLLEYFLNNKNKTITYEQIFDYIWDYEQPTKEAIKTIVKELRRKLGKDVIKNLYGVGYLCEI from the coding sequence ATGCAAGAGTATGATATTTTAGATGTTTTATCAAACAAAAAGGTCCTTTGCTTAGAGGATGAAGAGGCGATTTTGCGAAATATCTGCGCCTCGCTGGAGCTCTTTTTCGCAGAGGTTAAAGGCGTTACAGACGGCTTTGATGCGCTTGAGCTTGCTATGAGCGGGGCGTATGACGTGCTAGTACTTGATATCAGCGTGCCAAATATCGATGGTCTTGAGATCGCTAAAAAAGTAAGAGCTATCAATCAAAAAATCCCTATCGTGATCCTTTCAAGCCACGTCGAGCAAGAGTATCTGTGGCGCGCAGTTGAGCTAAAGATCACAAGATATCTTGCAAAACCATACGATAAAAAATCTTTCATCAAAGCGCTTGAAGATGTGGCGTTTGAGCTAGTTGGACGCACACCAACTATCAGGTTAAATGACGAGCTTGAGTATGATTTTGGCAAAAAAGCGCTTTATGTAAATGGCGAAATTTCTCATCTAAGCAAGAGCGAGAGCAAGCTTTTGGAGTACTTTTTAAACAACAAAAACAAAACTATCACTTATGAGCAAATTTTTGACTACATCTGGGACTACGAGCAGCCCACAAAAGAGGCGATAAAAACGATCGTAAAAGAGCTTAGAAGAAAGCTTGGCAAAGACGTGATCAAAAATTTATACGGCGTGGGCTACCTTTGTGAGATATAA
- a CDS encoding 4Fe-4S dicluster domain-containing protein: protein MQNQNSRRAFLKRMAVVAAGASVASSGFAFKSEESAKKPHFGMIFDQNKCVGCTDCEVACRKVNLVPRGQMRLFVEDKTDPKNLLDKRYVRVSCQQCEDAPCVAVCPTKACHKDIKTGIQTTNIDDCIACKYCIVACPYDVRYIDKFSHSAQSCNFCIDTNLKDKKDPACVEACRYEALVFGDLNDESSHISKLLAVKDSIRLRAELGTKPSLRYIPKVKAGV from the coding sequence ATGCAAAATCAAAATAGCAGAAGAGCCTTTTTAAAACGCATGGCAGTTGTGGCTGCTGGTGCTAGCGTGGCAAGTAGTGGTTTTGCTTTTAAGAGTGAAGAGAGTGCGAAAAAACCACATTTTGGCATGATATTTGACCAAAACAAATGCGTCGGCTGCACGGACTGCGAAGTGGCATGTAGAAAGGTAAATTTAGTCCCAAGAGGACAGATGAGACTTTTTGTAGAGGATAAGACTGATCCAAAGAATTTGCTCGATAAAAGATATGTAAGAGTATCTTGTCAGCAGTGCGAGGATGCGCCTTGCGTGGCTGTTTGCCCAACAAAAGCCTGTCACAAGGACATAAAAACTGGCATCCAAACTACAAACATAGATGACTGCATCGCCTGTAAATACTGCATCGTAGCCTGTCCTTACGACGTGAGATATATCGATAAGTTTAGTCACTCAGCCCAAAGCTGTAACTTCTGCATAGATACAAATTTAAAGGATAAAAAAGATCCAGCCTGCGTTGAGGCGTGCAGATATGAGGCTTTGGTATTTGGCGATTTAAACGATGAGAGCTCGCACATTAGCAAGCTTTTAGCTGTCAAAGATAGCATAAGGCTAAGAGCAGAACTTGGCACAAAACCAAGCCTTAGATATATTCCTAAAGTAAAAGCGGGGGTGTAA
- a CDS encoding FKBP-type peptidyl-prolyl cis-trans isomerase — MKNRFLKCSLLLSLSVASLLANVDTNDSYAIGATSGGYVLKGLLDQKQLGVGYDADAVIKGFSDALKSELKLSDDEIAKLLNKRAESLEKIVKEKEAAKLKENLAQGKAYMEKNAKNKNVKTTKSNLQYEIIKGGSKGATPKPESIIIVNYKASFVDGKVFDETKEVPAHLSMLNLIPGLEEGLMLMKEGEKFKFVIPPELAYGDSGMEGIPGGETIVFEIELIKVLKPGELAEAARKIHEKEQNEGIKKPH, encoded by the coding sequence ATGAAAAATAGGTTTTTAAAATGTTCGCTACTTCTTAGTCTAAGCGTGGCTAGCCTCTTGGCAAATGTCGATACAAACGACTCTTATGCCATAGGCGCAACAAGTGGCGGATATGTTTTAAAAGGACTGCTAGATCAAAAACAACTAGGTGTTGGCTATGACGCTGATGCAGTGATAAAAGGCTTTAGCGATGCACTAAAGAGCGAGCTAAAACTAAGTGATGATGAGATAGCAAAGCTACTAAACAAAAGGGCTGAAAGCTTAGAGAAGATAGTAAAAGAAAAAGAGGCAGCCAAGCTAAAAGAGAATTTAGCCCAAGGCAAAGCCTATATGGAAAAAAATGCAAAAAACAAAAATGTAAAAACAACAAAATCAAATTTACAATATGAGATCATAAAGGGTGGCTCAAAAGGGGCTACACCAAAGCCTGAGAGCATCATCATAGTAAATTATAAAGCAAGCTTTGTCGATGGCAAGGTCTTTGACGAGACAAAAGAGGTTCCAGCTCATCTTTCGATGCTAAATTTGATCCCTGGACTTGAAGAGGGACTTATGCTTATGAAAGAGGGCGAGAAGTTTAAATTTGTCATCCCGCCTGAGCTTGCATACGGCGATAGCGGCATGGAGGGGATACCTGGAGGCGAGACTATCGTTTTTGAGATAGAGCTTATTAAGGTCTTAAAGCCTGGCGAACTAGCTGAGGCGGCAAGAAAAATTCATGAAAAAGAGCAAAATGAGGGCATTAAAAAGCCTCATTAA
- the ccsA gene encoding cytochrome c biogenesis protein yields MKILNVYRLSLVLLFILAFGAGVATFLENFYDTQTARVLVYEALWYECVMAACVICLAISIVKTKMYKKFGAFLIHLAFILIFIGAALTRYCGEEGVMHLRVGESGNYMQSTKPYLRVQISNESFEYPLKLSLLGKNDFHFKKDINGKEFKINITGYKKDEKNAPATLSIEAGFAGQKSKSAKLKGGAGYDLEPSILSFDGQEAKFYFSSRAINLPFSLRLDKFILERYAGLNSPSSYTSKVSIADVEHEISLNHPLTLDGYKIFQSSYDVDELGSAFEISFDPGKVPTYIGYFLICLGFVGNLFSKKSRFFRLCNFIKGTQLAFLALLLLNATPNFASDEATNFKAHADKFVKILVQTDSRIAPASSYTRAVISKISTKTTLFGLSSDELMLSFAISPQEWMDKRMVKITSERVGELLGVSEKFASFNDVFNENGEYKLAKFVEAANEKSTSKRDKFDSDVIKFDERLNVLYLALKGEILKFIPAKNNDTITWLGVNEAFSKDEISNEFKSVLGAYIENLSLCVKSGECAGADKSLEQISSYQRSVLGSLAPSEVKASIEVLYNQMEIFKFLIYFYMILALASLALGFYRLFFGRKFRFERALSLAFFTAFIVHALNLALRAYISGHAPWSDAYESLVYISLISVLAGVLFFKHQSFALGAASLFASVSLLVAHLNFINPQITNLVPVLKSFWLSVHVSVITASYGFLGFGFVLGLVGLILMALKNEKNEQKLSEQIRYLAATDELSLIIGLSLLTIGNFLGGVWANESWGRYWGWDSKESWSYITIIVYAIVLHLRFIPKLRGVFAFLTASVLSFASVLFTYFGVNFYLSGLHSYANGESFGVSGLIYLILAALALLIALAYRGRDIKVV; encoded by the coding sequence ATGAAAATTTTAAACGTCTACCGCTTGTCTTTAGTATTATTATTTATCCTTGCTTTTGGTGCAGGAGTGGCGACCTTTTTGGAAAATTTTTATGACACACAGACGGCTAGAGTGCTTGTTTATGAGGCGCTCTGGTACGAGTGCGTCATGGCAGCTTGTGTTATTTGCCTAGCCATTAGCATCGTAAAAACCAAGATGTATAAGAAATTTGGCGCATTTTTGATACATCTTGCTTTTATTCTGATCTTCATCGGTGCTGCGCTTACAAGATACTGTGGCGAAGAGGGCGTTATGCATCTTAGAGTGGGCGAGAGTGGCAACTATATGCAAAGCACAAAGCCCTATTTAAGAGTGCAAATTTCAAATGAAAGCTTTGAATATCCACTAAAACTTAGCCTGCTTGGCAAAAACGATTTTCACTTTAAAAAAGATATAAACGGCAAAGAATTTAAGATAAATATAACTGGCTACAAAAAAGACGAGAAAAACGCTCCAGCCACGCTTAGCATAGAGGCTGGCTTTGCTGGGCAAAAGAGCAAAAGCGCCAAGCTAAAAGGTGGCGCTGGATATGATCTTGAGCCAAGCATTTTGAGCTTTGATGGGCAAGAGGCAAAATTTTACTTTAGCTCAAGGGCTATAAATTTACCATTTTCACTAAGGCTTGATAAATTTATCCTAGAGCGCTACGCAGGGCTAAATAGCCCATCATCTTACACGAGCAAAGTAAGCATCGCAGATGTCGAGCATGAAATTTCACTAAATCACCCACTAACGTTAGATGGCTATAAAATTTTTCAATCATCATACGACGTTGACGAGCTTGGAAGCGCCTTTGAGATCAGCTTTGATCCTGGTAAAGTGCCAACTTACATCGGATATTTTCTGATTTGCCTTGGCTTTGTGGGAAATTTATTTAGCAAAAAGAGCCGATTTTTTAGACTTTGTAACTTTATAAAAGGCACGCAGCTTGCATTTTTGGCTCTGCTTTTACTAAATGCCACGCCAAATTTCGCAAGCGATGAAGCTACAAATTTTAAAGCTCACGCAGATAAATTTGTCAAAATTTTAGTTCAAACTGATAGCAGGATCGCACCAGCTAGCTCTTACACAAGGGCAGTAATAAGCAAAATTTCAACCAAAACGACGCTCTTTGGGCTTAGTAGCGATGAGCTCATGCTCTCTTTTGCCATCTCGCCACAAGAGTGGATGGATAAAAGGATGGTAAAGATCACAAGTGAGCGTGTGGGCGAGCTTCTTGGAGTTAGTGAGAAATTTGCTAGTTTTAATGACGTTTTTAACGAAAATGGCGAGTATAAGCTAGCTAAATTTGTAGAAGCTGCCAATGAAAAATCCACCTCAAAAAGAGATAAATTTGATAGCGATGTCATTAAATTTGATGAGAGGCTAAATGTCTTATACCTTGCGCTAAAGGGCGAAATTTTAAAATTTATCCCTGCTAAAAATAATGATACTATCACGTGGCTAGGCGTAAATGAAGCCTTTAGCAAAGATGAAATTTCAAACGAGTTTAAAAGTGTTTTAGGCGCTTACATAGAAAATTTAAGCCTTTGCGTAAAAAGTGGCGAGTGTGCTGGGGCTGATAAGAGTTTGGAGCAAATTTCAAGCTATCAAAGAAGCGTTTTGGGTTCTCTTGCGCCAAGCGAGGTAAAGGCCAGCATTGAAGTGCTTTACAACCAAATGGAGATATTTAAATTTCTTATCTATTTTTACATGATCCTAGCTCTTGCTTCGCTCGCTCTTGGCTTTTATAGGCTATTTTTTGGGAGGAAATTTAGATTTGAAAGAGCGCTTAGCCTTGCGTTTTTTACTGCGTTTATAGTGCATGCTCTAAATTTAGCCCTACGCGCTTACATCTCAGGTCACGCACCTTGGAGCGATGCTTATGAGAGTTTGGTCTATATCTCGCTTATAAGCGTGCTAGCTGGAGTGCTATTTTTCAAGCATCAAAGCTTCGCACTAGGCGCTGCTTCGCTCTTTGCAAGTGTTAGCTTGCTGGTTGCTCATCTAAATTTTATAAACCCTCAGATAACAAATTTAGTCCCAGTTTTAAAGTCATTTTGGCTTAGCGTGCACGTAAGCGTTATCACAGCAAGCTACGGCTTTTTGGGCTTTGGCTTTGTGTTGGGGCTTGTGGGACTTATATTAATGGCACTAAAAAATGAGAAAAACGAGCAAAAACTTAGCGAACAGATAAGATACCTCGCCGCTACCGACGAGCTAAGCCTTATCATAGGACTTAGTCTGCTAACGATCGGAAATTTCCTTGGTGGCGTCTGGGCGAACGAGAGCTGGGGCAGATACTGGGGCTGGGACAGCAAAGAGAGCTGGTCATATATAACGATCATCGTCTATGCCATAGTGCTTCACTTAAGGTTTATACCAAAGCTTAGGGGCGTTTTTGCCTTTTTAACGGCTAGCGTGCTATCATTTGCTTCGGTGCTTTTTACATATTTTGGAGTAAATTTCTACCTTAGCGGGCTTCACTCATACGCAAATGGCGAAAGCTTTGGCGTTTCTGGGCTAATATATTTGATCTTGGCAGCTCTTGCCTTGCTAATCGCCCTAGCCTACCGCGGCAGAGATATAAAAGTAGTTTAG
- the nrfD gene encoding NrfD/PsrC family molybdoenzyme membrane anchor subunit codes for MDGALNFTATFSHAVEWGWPIAVYLLLAGMSGGALIAAIVLKRYKRQDGFSPFFKAASLLAFVSIMLGMVCLIADLEKPLLFWKILINYNFTSVMSIGVAALCVFIPLSFLMCLYAFNAELKSFCGFFDGVMKILSPLYPLLSALCLLFAVIICAYTGFLISVLIRFPLLNTAVLPALFIASGLSAGISGSSLIAALFFKEDPHSSDLGSLHGVEFYVLCAEILLILMLFVSLLLGSSYQQGAAVAFYSGVWAKFFWLGVVLVGFVLPLVLNFALGKMKFSFYLGSFAAVVGVLLLRVFILYAGQTYGI; via the coding sequence ATGGATGGTGCATTAAATTTCACTGCGACATTTTCGCACGCAGTTGAGTGGGGCTGGCCGATCGCTGTTTATCTTTTGCTAGCTGGTATGAGTGGCGGAGCGCTAATAGCTGCCATAGTTCTAAAGCGCTACAAAAGGCAAGATGGCTTTAGCCCATTTTTCAAGGCTGCTTCGCTTTTGGCATTCGTTAGCATCATGCTTGGTATGGTTTGCTTGATAGCTGACCTTGAAAAGCCACTTTTGTTTTGGAAAATTTTGATTAACTACAACTTCACATCGGTTATGTCTATCGGTGTGGCCGCGCTTTGCGTGTTTATACCGCTTAGCTTTTTGATGTGTCTATACGCCTTTAATGCGGAGTTAAAGTCATTTTGTGGCTTTTTTGATGGCGTGATGAAAATTTTATCGCCACTTTATCCGCTCTTAAGCGCGCTTTGCCTGCTTTTTGCGGTTATCATTTGCGCATATACAGGTTTTTTGATCTCAGTGCTTATTAGATTTCCGCTTTTAAACACCGCTGTTTTACCAGCGCTTTTCATAGCTTCAGGGCTTAGTGCTGGCATAAGTGGTAGCAGCTTGATAGCGGCACTATTTTTCAAAGAAGATCCACACTCAAGCGACCTTGGCTCACTTCATGGCGTAGAGTTTTACGTATTATGCGCTGAAATTTTACTAATTTTAATGCTTTTTGTATCGCTTTTGCTTGGCTCAAGCTATCAGCAAGGCGCGGCAGTTGCATTTTATAGTGGCGTTTGGGCTAAATTCTTTTGGCTTGGGGTTGTTTTAGTTGGCTTTGTCTTGCCTCTTGTTTTAAATTTCGCACTTGGCAAGATGAAATTTAGCTTCTACCTTGGCTCATTTGCAGCAGTCGTTGGCGTTTTATTGCTTAGAGTTTTTATACTTTATGCAGGACAGACTTACGGTATATAA
- a CDS encoding c-type heme family protein — MRYKFQLIVGAFIFVYLLVSALVLNFYNDLAMKDAKKEAYYVLEGINSVREYIAGVQRPLIEQLKEQGILKEDFFDERLLSSSYISREIYNIQKKKYNLEFDYKLVAIAPLNKAHQPNEFEAGVLHGFKENKFKEFVKIIKDENGSQLFVGLPIKNQSPSCLACHSSANAPQQMLEKYGMEGIEIPDVNETVAMISFKIPIRAIFTYHLQEVIVIMSAITLIFGLFLLLVYKMHRRGEESKRQTEQLMIHQSRLASMGEMIGNISHQWKQPLAQISSSLINLELYQERKKLDEAKIYEFIEETSKQINFMSETVDDFKNFFSPNTLRKEFKVLEVINQTIKILNATLKKYQIEVQLDVRENFEVFANFNEIIQILINIINNAKDAFKQSYTKPRVIKISAFLKDGRKNLCVQNNAGAIKNSFLKVIFEPHFSTKESGSGLGLYMSRLIARKNNALIFAKNVDENHVAFTISFENL, encoded by the coding sequence GTGAGATATAAATTTCAGCTAATAGTCGGTGCTTTTATCTTTGTCTATCTGCTAGTTTCGGCACTTGTTTTAAATTTTTACAACGATCTTGCGATGAAAGACGCCAAAAAAGAGGCGTATTATGTTTTAGAGGGCATAAATTCTGTAAGAGAGTACATCGCTGGAGTTCAGCGCCCACTAATCGAGCAGTTAAAAGAGCAGGGCATCTTAAAAGAGGACTTTTTTGATGAGAGACTTCTGTCATCTTCATATATAAGCCGTGAAATTTACAACATCCAAAAGAAAAAATACAACCTTGAATTTGACTACAAGCTAGTTGCTATCGCTCCGCTAAACAAAGCCCATCAGCCAAATGAATTTGAAGCTGGCGTCTTGCACGGCTTTAAAGAGAATAAATTTAAAGAATTTGTAAAGATAATAAAAGATGAAAATGGCTCACAGCTCTTTGTGGGTCTGCCTATAAAAAACCAAAGCCCAAGCTGCCTAGCCTGTCATAGCAGCGCAAATGCCCCACAACAAATGCTAGAAAAATACGGCATGGAGGGCATAGAGATCCCAGACGTGAACGAAACGGTCGCGATGATCTCTTTTAAGATACCAATCCGCGCTATTTTTACCTACCACTTGCAAGAGGTCATCGTCATAATGAGCGCTATAACGCTTATCTTTGGGCTATTTTTGCTACTTGTTTATAAGATGCATAGGCGAGGCGAAGAGAGCAAAAGGCAGACTGAGCAGCTAATGATACATCAAAGCCGCCTAGCCTCTATGGGCGAGATGATAGGCAATATCTCGCATCAGTGGAAGCAGCCGCTAGCTCAGATAAGCTCATCTTTGATAAATTTAGAGCTTTATCAGGAGCGAAAAAAGCTTGATGAGGCGAAAATTTATGAATTTATAGAGGAAACGAGCAAGCAGATAAATTTCATGTCAGAAACCGTTGATGACTTTAAAAATTTCTTTAGTCCAAATACCTTGAGAAAAGAGTTTAAAGTGCTTGAAGTGATAAATCAAACGATAAAAATTTTAAACGCAACGCTTAAAAAGTATCAGATCGAAGTGCAGCTTGACGTGAGAGAAAATTTTGAGGTATTTGCAAATTTTAATGAGATAATCCAAATTTTAATAAACATCATAAACAACGCCAAAGACGCATTTAAGCAGAGCTACACAAAGCCAAGAGTGATAAAGATAAGCGCCTTTTTAAAAGATGGCAGAAAGAATTTATGCGTGCAAAATAACGCAGGAGCGATAAAAAATTCATTTTTAAAGGTCATCTTTGAGCCACACTTTAGCACAAAAGAGAGCGGTAGCGGGCTTGGGCTATATATGAGCCGTCTTATCGCTCGCAAAAACAACGCCCTAATCTTTGCTAAAAATGTGGATGAAAACCACGTTGCATTTACAATTAGTTTCGAAAATTTATAA
- the pyrE gene encoding orotate phosphoribosyltransferase yields the protein MDLEKIYKDAGAYLEGHFLLSSGNHSQFYLQSAKVLEDPALAAKLADELARVIEKFGIKFDSVCSPALGGILAGYELARAAKKRFIFTERVDRVMSLRRGFEVKKGEKFIVCEDIITTGGSALEAARVIESLGGEVVGFAALANRGFCKVANLGNEAKANAKLPSDKPFFALGNFEFEIYEPEHCPLCKSGSKAIKPGSRGN from the coding sequence ATGGATTTAGAGAAAATTTATAAGGACGCTGGGGCGTATTTAGAGGGGCACTTTTTGCTAAGTAGTGGCAACCACTCGCAGTTTTATCTGCAAAGTGCAAAGGTGCTTGAAGACCCAGCACTTGCAGCAAAGCTAGCAGATGAGTTAGCGCGTGTGATAGAGAAATTTGGCATTAAATTTGATAGTGTTTGTTCTCCTGCACTTGGTGGAATTTTAGCTGGATATGAGCTAGCTCGCGCGGCGAAAAAGCGCTTTATATTTACAGAGCGTGTTGATAGGGTGATGAGCCTAAGGCGCGGCTTTGAAGTGAAAAAAGGCGAGAAATTTATAGTTTGTGAGGACATCATCACAACTGGTGGATCAGCACTTGAAGCAGCACGCGTGATAGAGAGCCTTGGTGGCGAGGTAGTTGGCTTTGCGGCACTTGCAAATCGCGGTTTTTGCAAGGTTGCAAATTTAGGCAATGAAGCTAAGGCAAATGCAAAACTGCCAAGTGATAAGCCATTTTTTGCTTTGGGAAATTTTGAATTTGAAATTTATGAGCCAGAGCACTGTCCGCTTTGTAAGAGTGGTAGCAAGGCGATTAAGCCTGGAAGCAGAGGCAACTAA